Proteins encoded within one genomic window of Haloplanus vescus:
- a CDS encoding DUF5789 family protein — protein sequence MSERVKLSRVESEFEKLDYPVTRDDAASEFIDVTVTFADGEANLGELVSEMGSDAFHGPDELYAELQNVLPVEAVGEPGQSDGDA from the coding sequence ATGAGCGAACGCGTAAAGCTGAGCCGGGTCGAATCCGAGTTCGAGAAACTCGACTATCCGGTGACTCGTGACGACGCAGCCTCCGAATTCATCGACGTGACCGTAACGTTCGCCGACGGCGAGGCGAATCTCGGCGAACTCGTCTCCGAGATGGGGAGCGACGCCTTCCACGGCCCGGACGAACTGTATGCGGAACTCCAGAACGTGCTTCCGGTCGAAGCGGTGGGCGAACCCGGCCAGTCCGACGGCGACGCGTAA
- a CDS encoding creatininase family protein — protein MYIADETWPELGDYFADESVALVPLGSTEQHGPHLPLATDHLIAEAFAREAAERTGYLCTPTINVGVSPHHRQFNGTMWVDAPVFRDYVESFTRNLAYHGIDRVVYVNAHGGNVDHLREVGRRLRDDETMYAIEWMWNDSIPELVDDLFEQNGPHGGPKETAMIQHLRSDLVREDRLEDARDGGVASVDAAGTVKFGSRTFYDAADNTANGVLGDQTDATAEKGAQMFEEAVDQLCQLCDWLDDQRFEDLLPKAHV, from the coding sequence ATGTACATCGCTGACGAGACGTGGCCCGAACTGGGCGACTACTTCGCCGACGAATCCGTGGCGCTCGTGCCGCTCGGTTCGACCGAACAGCACGGCCCGCACCTCCCGCTGGCGACCGACCACCTCATCGCGGAGGCGTTCGCCCGCGAGGCCGCGGAGCGAACCGGCTACCTCTGCACGCCGACCATCAACGTCGGCGTCAGCCCCCACCACCGCCAGTTCAACGGGACGATGTGGGTCGACGCACCCGTCTTCCGCGATTACGTCGAATCGTTCACGCGCAACCTCGCGTATCACGGCATCGACCGCGTCGTCTACGTCAACGCCCACGGCGGCAACGTCGACCACCTCCGCGAAGTCGGGCGTCGCCTCCGCGACGACGAGACGATGTACGCTATCGAGTGGATGTGGAACGACAGCATCCCCGAGCTCGTCGACGACCTCTTCGAGCAGAACGGGCCCCACGGCGGGCCGAAGGAGACGGCGATGATTCAGCACCTCAGGTCGGACCTGGTCCGTGAGGACCGTCTGGAAGACGCGAGAGATGGAGGCGTTGCGAGCGTCGATGCAGCCGGCACCGTGAAATTCGGGTCGCGTACGTTCTACGATGCTGCCGATAATACGGCGAACGGCGTCTTAGGCGACCAAACAGACGCCACGGCCGAGAAAGGCGCGCAGATGTTCGAGGAAGCGGTCGACCAGCTCTGCCAGCTCTGTGACTGGCTCGACGACCAGCGCTTCGAGGACCTGCTACCGAAAGCCCACGTGTAG
- a CDS encoding methyl-accepting chemotaxis protein translates to MRFLPSFVRDSYLKQFAAIVAIVLVVVSGAGYFFHGEVTEEIHHERQNELRTIAGLEADAVSEWLNRSSEKTRLLSQFETVRSGDRERIDSTLDNELEQFESMRAIHYVDLNSRQIVESTDDDRVGMTISGVTWARGSPEMDDPSAVAVSKAYKQDDTEVVAFLSRIEGTDRAIVLTANARERADKFRTPSESSFTQVVDSHGIVEFAQNEETAFESYQYGDGHIQRARNGEVGVMDMPGQNLVVGYAPVKGTDWVVVTHMPRSEAYALAGVIKRDFLTLIGISLAGFLLIGLTLGRDTATALDRLTESAQAIAQGNLDVEVESSDREDEIGEMTAAFAEMQAYLSTVAAQAEALAEQRFDAPVLDQEVPGTFGETIDRMSDDVERAQREATEAKQNAEAARREVEDLNDDLEATAETFGETMAAAADGDLTQRMDTDSRSAAMETIAESFNDMMAEMEGTLSRIRSFADEVATASQQVTASTEEVRSASAEVSESIQEVSAGAERQDERLTEISGEMQSLSGAIEEVASSADEVASTADRAAEVSESGSDAATDAIDELAQIQTRTDETVDEVVSLAEEIDEISEIVELIADIAEQTNMLALNASIEAARADVDGDGFAVVADEIKSLAGEAADATERIDRRITDVQASANSAVDDMQAMGEGVEHGAKTIDEALTSLDEVADHVGDLHTGVREISEATDDQATSTTDVVSMLDEVERVADQSSAEAANVSAAAEEQTSTLADVSQSAQALTEQADSLQELLDQFTADARTVSADATDATGATGARTSTDGGLDG, encoded by the coding sequence ATGAGATTCCTGCCGTCGTTCGTTCGGGATAGTTATCTGAAACAGTTCGCGGCTATCGTCGCAATCGTGTTGGTCGTCGTGTCCGGCGCCGGGTACTTCTTCCACGGAGAGGTGACAGAGGAAATCCACCACGAACGACAGAACGAACTGCGAACGATTGCCGGGCTGGAGGCCGACGCAGTCAGCGAGTGGCTGAACCGCAGCAGCGAGAAGACACGCTTGCTCTCCCAGTTCGAGACGGTTCGATCCGGCGACCGGGAGCGCATCGACTCGACGCTCGACAACGAACTCGAGCAGTTCGAGTCGATGCGGGCGATTCACTACGTCGACCTCAACTCTCGGCAGATTGTCGAGAGCACCGACGACGACCGGGTGGGCATGACAATATCCGGGGTGACGTGGGCACGCGGGTCGCCCGAGATGGACGACCCCTCGGCCGTTGCAGTCTCCAAGGCGTACAAACAAGACGACACCGAAGTGGTCGCGTTCCTCAGTCGGATCGAGGGGACGGATCGGGCTATCGTGCTGACCGCGAACGCCCGGGAGCGCGCCGACAAATTCCGAACGCCGAGCGAGTCAAGTTTCACGCAGGTGGTCGATAGTCACGGCATCGTTGAGTTCGCCCAGAACGAGGAGACGGCGTTCGAATCGTATCAGTACGGAGACGGGCACATCCAGAGGGCACGGAACGGGGAGGTAGGCGTGATGGACATGCCCGGTCAGAACCTCGTCGTCGGCTACGCACCCGTCAAGGGAACCGACTGGGTCGTCGTCACACACATGCCGCGGTCGGAGGCGTACGCGCTTGCCGGCGTCATCAAGCGTGATTTCCTGACGCTCATCGGCATCTCGCTCGCCGGCTTCCTTCTGATCGGCCTCACGCTCGGACGCGATACGGCGACGGCGCTGGATCGCCTCACCGAGAGCGCACAGGCCATCGCGCAGGGGAACCTCGATGTCGAGGTCGAATCGTCTGACCGTGAGGACGAGATCGGTGAGATGACGGCCGCGTTCGCCGAGATGCAGGCGTATCTCTCGACAGTCGCGGCGCAGGCCGAAGCGCTCGCGGAGCAACGGTTCGACGCGCCGGTGCTCGATCAGGAGGTGCCGGGCACGTTCGGCGAAACCATCGACCGCATGAGCGACGACGTGGAGCGTGCCCAACGCGAGGCCACGGAGGCAAAGCAGAACGCCGAGGCGGCACGCCGCGAGGTGGAAGACCTGAACGACGACCTGGAGGCCACAGCCGAGACGTTCGGCGAGACGATGGCGGCGGCTGCCGACGGCGATCTGACTCAACGGATGGACACGGATAGCCGGAGTGCAGCGATGGAGACAATCGCCGAGTCGTTCAACGATATGATGGCGGAGATGGAGGGAACGCTAAGCCGGATTCGGTCGTTCGCCGACGAGGTGGCGACTGCGAGCCAGCAGGTGACCGCGAGCACCGAGGAAGTCCGGAGCGCGAGCGCCGAAGTGAGCGAGTCGATTCAAGAGGTGTCGGCGGGCGCCGAACGACAGGACGAACGGCTCACGGAGATTTCGGGCGAGATGCAGAGCCTCTCGGGCGCCATCGAGGAAGTAGCGTCGTCGGCCGACGAAGTGGCGTCGACCGCCGACCGCGCCGCCGAGGTCAGCGAGTCCGGGAGCGATGCGGCTACGGACGCTATCGACGAACTGGCTCAGATTCAAACCCGAACCGACGAGACGGTCGACGAAGTCGTGTCGCTGGCCGAGGAGATCGACGAGATCAGCGAAATCGTCGAGTTGATCGCGGATATCGCCGAGCAGACCAACATGCTAGCGCTGAACGCCTCCATCGAGGCCGCCCGCGCCGACGTGGACGGCGACGGCTTCGCCGTCGTCGCGGACGAGATCAAGTCGCTCGCCGGCGAGGCTGCCGACGCCACCGAACGAATCGATCGCCGGATTACAGACGTGCAAGCATCCGCGAACAGCGCTGTCGACGACATGCAGGCGATGGGTGAGGGCGTCGAACACGGCGCCAAAACCATCGACGAGGCGCTCACCTCCCTCGACGAGGTGGCCGATCACGTCGGGGACCTCCACACGGGAGTCCGGGAGATCAGCGAAGCGACGGACGATCAGGCCACTTCGACCACCGACGTAGTCTCGATGCTCGACGAGGTCGAACGCGTCGCCGACCAGTCGAGCGCGGAGGCGGCAAACGTCTCCGCAGCGGCGGAAGAACAGACCTCGACGCTCGCGGACGTCTCGCAGAGCGCACAGGCGCTCACGGAGCAAGCCGACTCGCTTCAGGAACTGCTCGATCAGTTCACGGCCGACGCCCGGACAGTCTCGGCGGACGCGACCGACGCGACCGGAGCGACAGGCGCACGCACGTCGACGGACGGCGGCCTCGACGGCTGA
- a CDS encoding MATE family efflux transporter produces MTLGGRLRSLFATPEDLDLTSGDIGRPLLLLSLPIVVTNLFQTAYNLADTFWLGQYGTDALAAISFAFPLVFLVISLGMGVSVAGSVLVAQYTGADEREEAEYAASQTMTFALLVSGLLGVAGYFAVDELLGLLGASPSVLPLATRYMEVVMLGMPFMFGFFVFVALMRGYGDTVTPMLVMFGSVVLNIAIDPFLIFGWTVVENAPLVGTVAFPRMGIEGAAIATVFSRGLALLVGLWVMFRGTRGVRIRLRDMVPDTTYLRRLATIGLPASIEGTGRALSMNLLLVVVALFPDTVVAGYGIGTRVFSVVFLPAIAVARGVETMTGQNIGANEPDRAGRAADLAAKVLFAVLTAAGIVIWLAAAPIADLFTTDPAVVDVATQFLRYVALTFGFIGVMRAYTGSFRGAGETLTAAAISVLMLGVIRFPIAWVAAPILGPAGIWVAFALSNVLGATIAYVWYRRGTWRDGDASASVPADASTGGS; encoded by the coding sequence ATGACGCTCGGCGGACGCCTCCGCTCTCTGTTCGCGACGCCCGAGGACTTGGACCTCACCAGTGGCGACATCGGTCGGCCGCTCTTGTTGCTCTCGCTCCCCATCGTCGTCACGAACCTCTTTCAGACGGCGTACAACCTCGCCGACACCTTCTGGCTCGGCCAGTACGGCACCGACGCGCTCGCAGCCATCAGTTTCGCCTTCCCGCTCGTCTTCCTCGTCATCTCGCTCGGGATGGGTGTCTCCGTCGCCGGGAGCGTCCTCGTCGCGCAGTACACCGGCGCCGACGAACGCGAAGAGGCCGAGTACGCGGCGTCACAGACGATGACGTTCGCACTCCTCGTCTCGGGTCTGCTCGGCGTCGCTGGCTACTTCGCCGTCGACGAACTCCTCGGCCTCCTCGGCGCTTCGCCCTCCGTCCTCCCTCTCGCCACCCGCTACATGGAAGTCGTCATGCTCGGCATGCCCTTTATGTTCGGCTTCTTCGTCTTCGTCGCCCTCATGCGCGGGTACGGGGACACGGTCACGCCGATGCTCGTCATGTTCGGCTCTGTCGTCCTCAACATCGCCATCGACCCGTTCCTCATCTTCGGGTGGACCGTCGTCGAGAACGCACCCCTCGTCGGCACCGTCGCCTTCCCCCGCATGGGCATCGAGGGCGCGGCCATCGCCACCGTCTTCTCGCGCGGCCTCGCCCTCCTCGTCGGCCTCTGGGTCATGTTCCGTGGCACTCGCGGTGTCCGCATCCGCCTCCGCGACATGGTCCCCGACACGACCTACCTCCGACGCCTCGCCACCATCGGCCTGCCCGCCTCCATCGAGGGGACGGGCCGCGCGCTGTCGATGAACCTTCTCCTCGTCGTCGTCGCGCTCTTTCCGGACACGGTCGTCGCCGGCTACGGCATCGGAACGCGCGTCTTCTCCGTCGTCTTCCTCCCCGCCATCGCCGTCGCGCGCGGCGTCGAGACCATGACCGGGCAGAACATCGGCGCCAACGAACCCGACCGCGCTGGACGGGCCGCCGACCTCGCCGCGAAGGTGCTGTTCGCCGTCCTCACCGCGGCGGGCATCGTCATCTGGCTCGCGGCCGCCCCCATCGCTGATCTGTTCACCACCGACCCCGCGGTGGTCGACGTGGCCACGCAGTTCCTCCGGTACGTCGCGCTCACCTTCGGCTTCATCGGCGTCATGCGCGCCTACACCGGAAGTTTCCGCGGCGCTGGCGAGACGCTGACCGCCGCGGCCATCTCCGTCCTGATGCTCGGCGTCATTCGCTTCCCCATCGCGTGGGTCGCGGCGCCGATACTCGGCCCAGCCGGCATCTGGGTCGCGTTCGCGCTCTCGAACGTCCTCGGCGCGACCATCGCCTACGTGTGGTATCGCCGCGGGACGTGGCGCGACGGCGACGCGTCGGCATCGGTCCCCGCCGACGCCTCCACCGGCGGCAGCTAA
- a CDS encoding nascent polypeptide-associated complex protein, translating to MFGGGGMNPRKMKQMMKQMGIDVTELDAEEVVIRTEDEELVFSDAQVTRMDAQGQETYQVVGKPEHRDAGGASAVESGDESEAATESGDAGIPDDDVELVATRAGVSTDAAREALEAEDGDLAAAIARLE from the coding sequence ATGTTTGGTGGCGGCGGTATGAACCCGCGAAAGATGAAACAGATGATGAAACAGATGGGCATCGACGTGACGGAGCTCGATGCCGAAGAGGTCGTGATTCGGACCGAGGACGAGGAGCTCGTCTTCTCCGACGCGCAGGTGACGCGCATGGACGCGCAGGGGCAAGAAACGTATCAGGTCGTCGGCAAACCCGAACACCGCGACGCGGGCGGCGCGAGCGCCGTCGAGAGCGGTGACGAGAGTGAGGCCGCAACCGAGAGCGGCGACGCCGGCATCCCCGACGACGACGTCGAACTCGTCGCGACCCGTGCCGGCGTGAGCACGGACGCGGCACGCGAGGCGCTGGAAGCGGAGGACGGCGACCTGGCGGCAGCCATCGCCCGACTCGAGTGA
- a CDS encoding universal stress protein gives MYETILVPTDGSEGSVAAAAHAVNLAATHGATVHALYVVDVRMSPVDSDMDHDEAVALVEESDVDPTAAVLDRAERAGVPAVEAVRLGVPDECIRAYAEEVDADLVVMGTHGRTGVEHAILGSVTERVVRTLDVPVLTVHPSAADE, from the coding sequence ATGTACGAGACGATTCTGGTGCCGACCGACGGCAGCGAGGGGTCGGTCGCTGCGGCGGCCCACGCCGTTAACCTCGCGGCGACACACGGTGCGACCGTACACGCCCTCTACGTCGTCGACGTGCGGATGAGTCCCGTCGACAGCGACATGGACCACGACGAGGCGGTCGCACTGGTCGAGGAATCCGACGTGGACCCGACCGCGGCGGTCCTCGACCGAGCGGAGCGCGCCGGCGTCCCCGCCGTCGAAGCCGTCCGCCTCGGCGTCCCCGACGAGTGCATCCGAGCGTACGCCGAGGAGGTCGATGCCGACCTCGTGGTGATGGGCACCCACGGACGGACGGGCGTCGAACACGCCATCCTCGGGAGCGTCACCGAACGCGTCGTCCGAACGCTCGACGTGCCCGTGTTGACCGTCCACCCGAGCGCCGCGGACGAGTGA
- a CDS encoding MFS transporter, translating to MVALDMDRRVVALGLARMADAIGNSFLIVVLPLYIASGQIPIEGLVGTRLTLLGRSLIVSEYLLVGLVLSLFGFLNSFSQPFTGRLSDRTGRRRAFILFGLLLLGAASGAYAFVSSYWLVVLLRVLQGVGAAFTIPCTVALVNELATSRDRGSNFGVFNTFRLIGFGFGPIVAGLVVEGYGFDAAFGVAVAGAAVSFLTVWAFVSDPDRAEAEASDDLSITVRGDDGLLDPVFALGLGTVAMGICIAMFATLEGRINDRLGQGTLWFGVQFGAVTLANVAFQIPVGHGADRYGRRPFILAGFCLLVPATIAQGYVLTPALMTLTRFVLGVAVALVFAPSLAVAGDLAREGESGTTLSVLTMAFGLGVAIGPLASGYLERFGFAVPFLAAGALAALALVVVSSQVAETGDPDARLW from the coding sequence ATGGTCGCGCTGGATATGGACCGTCGGGTCGTCGCACTGGGCTTGGCGCGGATGGCCGACGCCATCGGTAATTCCTTTCTCATCGTCGTCCTCCCGCTCTACATCGCCAGCGGACAGATACCCATCGAGGGACTCGTCGGGACGCGATTGACCCTCCTCGGCCGCTCGCTGATCGTCTCCGAATACCTGCTCGTCGGCCTCGTCCTCTCGCTCTTTGGCTTCCTCAACAGTTTCTCCCAGCCGTTCACCGGCCGACTCTCCGACCGGACCGGTCGTCGCCGGGCGTTCATCCTCTTCGGTCTGCTCTTGCTCGGCGCCGCCAGCGGGGCGTACGCGTTCGTCTCCTCGTACTGGCTGGTCGTCCTCCTCCGTGTCTTGCAGGGCGTTGGCGCCGCCTTCACCATCCCGTGTACGGTGGCGCTGGTGAACGAACTCGCGACCAGCCGTGACCGCGGGAGCAACTTCGGCGTGTTCAACACGTTCCGCCTGATTGGCTTCGGCTTCGGCCCCATCGTCGCGGGCCTCGTCGTGGAAGGGTACGGCTTCGACGCCGCCTTCGGCGTCGCCGTCGCGGGCGCGGCGGTCAGCTTTCTGACCGTCTGGGCGTTCGTCTCCGACCCCGACCGGGCCGAGGCGGAGGCGAGCGACGACCTCTCGATAACCGTCCGCGGCGACGACGGCCTGCTCGACCCGGTGTTCGCGCTGGGCCTCGGCACCGTCGCCATGGGCATCTGCATCGCCATGTTCGCCACGCTCGAGGGGCGCATCAACGACCGCCTCGGACAGGGCACGCTCTGGTTCGGCGTCCAGTTCGGCGCCGTGACGCTCGCGAACGTCGCCTTCCAAATTCCGGTCGGGCACGGCGCCGACCGCTACGGCCGTCGCCCGTTCATCCTCGCCGGCTTCTGTCTGCTCGTCCCCGCGACGATTGCACAGGGGTACGTCCTCACGCCCGCGCTGATGACGCTCACCCGGTTCGTGCTCGGCGTCGCCGTCGCCCTCGTGTTCGCCCCGTCGCTCGCCGTCGCCGGCGACCTCGCCCGCGAGGGAGAATCGGGGACGACGCTCTCGGTGCTGACGATGGCGTTCGGCCTCGGCGTCGCCATCGGCCCGCTGGCCTCCGGCTATCTCGAACGCTTCGGCTTCGCCGTCCCCTTCCTCGCGGCGGGTGCGCTCGCGGCGCTGGCGCTCGTCGTCGTGAGTTCACAGGTGGCCGAGACGGGCGACCCCGACGCGAGGCTCTGGTAG
- a CDS encoding transcription factor S, protein MKFCDECGSMMQTEDDTWVCTQCGYEEGRDAADEADMVTTQGQEESEIIESSGGTSGLPTTTAQCPNCDNDEAYWYMQQIRAADESETRFFVCTECEHKWREDDH, encoded by the coding sequence ATGAAGTTCTGCGACGAATGCGGGTCGATGATGCAGACGGAGGACGACACGTGGGTCTGTACGCAGTGTGGCTACGAAGAGGGCCGCGATGCTGCCGACGAGGCCGACATGGTCACCACACAGGGGCAGGAAGAGTCGGAGATTATCGAATCCAGCGGTGGCACCAGCGGCCTCCCCACGACGACTGCCCAGTGCCCCAACTGCGACAACGACGAAGCCTACTGGTACATGCAACAGATTCGCGCAGCCGACGAGTCTGAGACGCGCTTTTTCGTCTGCACCGAGTGCGAACACAAGTGGCGCGAAGACGACCACTGA
- a CDS encoding TetR family transcriptional regulator C-terminal domain-containing protein encodes MTGASEPPVSDADREIMEATHRALRDHGYADLTMQRIADEYGKSTAALHYHYDTKEELLAAFLDYLLDRFVESVRAVETTDPEDRLELLLDRLLVSPKSNSDLLIAMLEMRSQAPYKDAFADRFQQNDEYIRHMLEAAIDRGIDEGVFADVDADHVSRALMTIVDGARTRAVVLDEAVALETARQTAAEYVDATLR; translated from the coding sequence ATGACCGGGGCATCGGAGCCGCCCGTCTCTGACGCCGACAGGGAGATCATGGAGGCGACACACCGGGCGCTGCGCGACCACGGCTACGCCGACCTCACGATGCAACGCATCGCCGACGAGTACGGCAAGTCGACGGCGGCGTTGCACTACCACTACGACACGAAAGAGGAACTGCTAGCGGCCTTCCTCGATTACCTGCTCGACCGGTTCGTCGAGTCGGTACGAGCGGTGGAGACAACCGACCCCGAGGACCGACTCGAACTCCTACTCGACCGACTGCTCGTCAGTCCGAAGTCGAACTCGGACCTGCTCATCGCGATGCTGGAGATGCGGAGTCAGGCACCGTACAAGGACGCGTTCGCGGACCGCTTCCAGCAGAACGACGAGTACATCCGCCACATGCTCGAAGCGGCAATCGACCGCGGCATCGACGAAGGGGTGTTCGCGGACGTGGACGCCGACCACGTCTCGCGGGCGCTGATGACTATCGTCGACGGCGCCCGGACCCGTGCGGTGGTGCTCGACGAAGCGGTGGCGCTGGAGACAGCGAGACAGACGGCGGCAGAGTACGTCGACGCGACGCTTCGGTGA
- a CDS encoding SHOCT domain-containing protein, protein MQLPTPTRLDRPVAQWQPGPHGPGHGPHGGGHHWGTGAGMGGMDAGFGMGGGWLLTLLFALAVVALVAAAVYVAIREGEGGEDGALAILRERYAAGDLDEEEFERRRERLTGGTGRG, encoded by the coding sequence ATGCAACTTCCCACACCCACACGCCTCGACCGACCCGTCGCACAGTGGCAGCCGGGACCGCACGGCCCCGGTCACGGCCCGCATGGCGGCGGCCATCACTGGGGCACCGGCGCCGGAATGGGAGGCATGGACGCCGGCTTCGGGATGGGCGGTGGCTGGCTACTCACCCTCCTGTTTGCCCTCGCCGTCGTCGCCCTCGTCGCCGCAGCGGTCTACGTGGCCATCCGGGAGGGCGAGGGCGGCGAGGACGGGGCACTGGCCATCCTCCGTGAGCGGTACGCTGCCGGCGACCTCGACGAGGAGGAGTTCGAGCGCCGTCGGGAGCGCCTGACTGGTGGAACGGGCAGAGGCTGA
- a CDS encoding acyl-CoA mutase large subunit family protein, giving the protein MFDPDDLDAIREAKAEWEAETYGPTVDRFGERKETFTTDTGGQEVAPLYTPADVADLDYESDIGFPGEEPYTRGVYSTMHRGRLWTMRQYAGMGTAAETNERFNYLLDEGQTGLSMAFDLPTQMGYDSDATMAAGEVGKSGVAIDSLRDMETVFDGIPLDEVSTSMTINAPAAILLAMYVAIGDQQGVPRDELRGTIQNDIMKEYIARNLYIYPPEPSMRLITDIFEFCATEIPNFNTISISGYHIREAGSTAAQEIAFTLGNGIEYVNAALDAGLAVDDFAPQLSFFFNAHNNIFEEVAKFRAARRMWAQIMDDRFGAENPKSKQLKFHAQTGGSTLTAQQIDNNVVRVAYQALAAVLGGTQSLHTNGKDEALALPTEQSVRTALRTQQILAHESGAADTIDPLAGSYYVESLTDELEAEAFDLLDEIDQRGGMLDAVKSQWVQGQIQDVAFDRQQEIEEGERVIVGVNEYQVDEDPEVDLEEVTEEDERRQVERLETVREERDDEAVEAALATLRETAQGDDNLLPPIVDAVKAYATVGEISNVLRDEFGEYRPGR; this is encoded by the coding sequence ATGTTCGACCCCGACGACCTCGACGCGATCCGCGAGGCGAAAGCCGAGTGGGAGGCCGAGACGTACGGGCCGACCGTGGATCGGTTCGGGGAGCGAAAGGAGACGTTCACCACCGACACCGGCGGGCAGGAGGTAGCCCCGCTCTACACGCCCGCCGACGTGGCTGACCTCGATTACGAGTCGGATATCGGCTTCCCGGGCGAGGAACCGTACACCCGCGGCGTCTACTCGACGATGCACCGCGGGCGCCTGTGGACGATGCGCCAGTACGCGGGCATGGGCACCGCTGCCGAGACCAACGAGCGCTTCAACTACCTGCTCGACGAGGGGCAGACCGGCCTGTCGATGGCCTTCGACCTGCCGACGCAGATGGGCTACGACTCCGACGCGACGATGGCCGCGGGCGAAGTCGGGAAGTCCGGCGTCGCCATCGACTCGCTTCGGGACATGGAGACGGTGTTCGACGGCATTCCGCTCGACGAGGTGTCGACGAGCATGACAATCAACGCGCCGGCGGCCATCCTGCTGGCGATGTACGTCGCCATCGGTGACCAGCAGGGCGTGCCTCGCGACGAACTCCGGGGCACCATCCAGAACGACATCATGAAGGAGTACATCGCCCGCAATCTCTACATCTACCCACCTGAGCCATCGATGCGGCTCATCACCGATATCTTCGAGTTCTGTGCCACGGAGATACCGAATTTCAACACCATCTCAATCTCGGGCTATCACATCCGCGAGGCGGGGTCGACGGCCGCTCAGGAGATTGCCTTCACCCTCGGCAACGGCATCGAGTACGTGAACGCCGCGCTCGACGCCGGCCTCGCTGTCGATGACTTCGCCCCACAGCTCTCGTTTTTCTTCAACGCCCACAACAACATCTTCGAGGAGGTGGCGAAGTTCCGGGCGGCCCGGCGGATGTGGGCCCAGATTATGGACGACCGCTTCGGCGCCGAGAACCCCAAATCCAAACAGCTCAAGTTCCACGCCCAAACCGGCGGGTCGACGCTCACCGCCCAACAGATAGACAACAACGTCGTCCGCGTCGCGTATCAGGCACTCGCGGCCGTCCTCGGCGGCACCCAGAGCCTCCACACCAACGGCAAAGACGAGGCGCTGGCGCTGCCGACGGAACAGAGCGTTCGCACGGCGCTTCGCACCCAGCAGATTCTCGCGCACGAATCCGGCGCCGCCGACACCATCGACCCGCTGGCCGGGAGTTACTACGTCGAATCGCTGACCGACGAGTTGGAGGCAGAGGCGTTCGACCTCTTGGACGAAATCGACCAGCGCGGCGGGATGCTCGACGCGGTGAAGTCCCAGTGGGTGCAGGGACAGATTCAGGACGTAGCGTTCGACCGCCAGCAGGAGATAGAAGAAGGCGAGCGCGTCATCGTCGGCGTCAACGAGTATCAGGTCGACGAGGACCCCGAAGTCGACTTGGAGGAGGTGACCGAGGAAGACGAGCGCCGACAGGTCGAGCGCTTGGAGACGGTGCGCGAGGAGCGCGACGACGAGGCCGTCGAGGCGGCGCTGGCGACCCTCCGCGAGACGGCACAGGGCGACGACAACCTCCTCCCGCCCATCGTTGACGCGGTCAAGGCGTACGCCACCGTCGGCGAGATATCGAACGTCCTCCGCGACGAGTTCGGCGAGTATCGGCCCGGTCGGTGA
- a CDS encoding methyltransferase domain-containing protein, whose product MILLVRGDREYLRAPGEELQTDLGVLTVPEDVEPGQRLETHLGEEFVVREPRGPDLFEHFERTGAPMMPRDIGLVVGFTGAAAGDRVLDAGTGTGVLAAYLGRIDAEVVTYEQDSAFAEVARENMHLAEVEDTVDVRTGDVRDELDELASEAFDLLTLDTEDAPEVVRHAPDLLVSGGFAVVYSPFVEGSRAAAEAAREAGLTDVTTHETIQREMQFDERGSRPDTRGVGHTGFLTVARWE is encoded by the coding sequence GTGATTCTCCTGGTCCGCGGCGACCGGGAGTACCTCCGGGCGCCCGGCGAGGAACTGCAGACCGACCTCGGCGTGCTCACGGTCCCCGAAGACGTCGAACCCGGCCAGCGCCTGGAGACGCATCTCGGCGAGGAGTTCGTCGTCCGAGAGCCGCGCGGCCCGGACCTGTTCGAGCATTTCGAGCGCACGGGCGCGCCGATGATGCCCCGCGACATCGGTCTCGTCGTCGGCTTCACGGGCGCCGCGGCGGGTGACCGCGTCCTCGACGCGGGGACGGGGACGGGCGTCCTCGCCGCCTATCTCGGCCGCATCGACGCCGAGGTGGTGACCTACGAACAGGATTCGGCGTTCGCGGAGGTAGCGCGAGAGAACATGCACCTCGCGGAGGTCGAGGACACCGTCGACGTGCGAACCGGCGACGTGCGCGACGAGCTCGACGAACTCGCGTCGGAGGCGTTCGACCTCCTGACGCTCGACACCGAGGACGCGCCCGAGGTGGTCCGGCACGCGCCCGACCTCCTCGTAAGCGGCGGGTTCGCCGTCGTCTACTCCCCGTTCGTCGAGGGGTCGCGCGCGGCCGCCGAGGCGGCGCGCGAGGCGGGGCTGACCGACGTGACGACCCACGAGACGATTCAACGCGAGATGCAGTTCGACGAGCGTGGCTCGCGCCCCGACACTCGCGGCGTGGGCCACACCGGCTTTCTCACCGTCGCGCGCTGGGAGTGA